The window TAGTCTAATGGGGATGACACTGGGGTAAAAAATGCAAGTAATTTCATTCCTCCTATTAAATTCCGGATGTTGCAAATATTAATCATTTGTTTGGACTGCCTCGTTATTCTCCCTCCAGAGTACCATAGCCACCATATTCCTCCACAGGCTCCAGAAAAAATACTAAGGGAACCACAACAGAGATATTTTGGAATTACCATCACGTCCCACTTATGACCCATGGGAATGGTACCGCGCATCTGTAAGACCATCCTTGCCAACAGCCAAAAGAGACATCCGATGCTGTCTTTTCCCTTGTTGTTAGCAGGGATGCCGATATCGACATATCGCATTGGTGAATCAGTATCACAGAAAGCAATGGTTGGAATGTTTCCAAGAGCTGATTCCTTGATTGGCTGCAAGAACGAAAAGTATTGAAATTTATTGAGGACAGAATATGGAAGTACTTTGCCATGACGGTCCAAAGCTAGAAGCTAACATAAAACAAAGAACTTGCGAAACCATGGCACCCGTAGAAAGGAAACTTTACTTGGTGATCGGTTCTCGGATCAGTGAGAATGAGCAGACGAGGCTCACAAAATGAGGTCTGCATCTGATTAGTGAATGTTCCTGGAGTGTGCCTTCCAGCAATTGCTTGAGCGCCCGTGTATTGGGCAAACTTCAAAATGGCCCTTTGACCATATGGTCGAGCAGACTGAACAATGATATCTTGTGGATTCTCAATCGCCACAATAACTCTAGCTGCCAGCTGAAGTTTCTCCCAAGTTTTACCAAGATTGATAATGTATATACCTGAGAACCCAAGAGTGAGATAGTCgctgaaaataaagaaaagcctATTCTTCAAGCATACTGAAGTATGATTACTATTCACATTGCAAGTGAACTCCCAGTACAAGCATCTGTCTAATTTCCGGCAAGCTGATTTTCGACAAAACATGATGCGACAAAATGTCATGCTCCAATTTCAACATCAAAAAACGTAGCCAACAACTGAGCTCCATCGttttattcaattttggaaCTTTATCTAACAAAACATGCTGAATCTGCACCCAATTATCATGGGTGCAGAACGGGATGGGAaggtctaattttttttttttgggctcaGGCAAGCCGATTCTCGACAAAGCACGACGCTACATGATGTCCCGCTATGAAAGACATCAACAAGAGTAGCTGACAATGAGTTCCATCTGtttcattcaattttggaaCTTTCAAGTCGAGAAGTATCTAACAAAACACACTGAATCTGCGCCAATCAATCGAGGGCGTGGAACGGGATAGGAAGGAACTTCTCCTAGCATCTCAAATGTGCACAAAATGACCAGAGACATAGGCACACAACCCACAACTTCTCCAAGTAACACTACACTCGAGCAGTAACATCGAAAGAACTTCCGACATAAAAACACCGTCTATAAGCAGCTCACATCCCAGCAACCAATACGCATCCCACGGAGGCGCAACCGCACATCGCCAATCAAAATACGAACGATTTCACATCACATCGAGCCCGAGCAgactaaataatttttttttttttttttggggtgtcCGGGGAACGGAACGGAACGCACCGTCGTTGCGGCGCTTGAAGACGTAGCGCTCCATCTGGAAGTCGCAGTTCTTGGTGCCGAGGTGGACCTGCGCGGCGAGCATCATCTGGATGTCGGCCTCCTTCTGCGACAGCTGCTTCGCCGgcgcgccggcggcggcggcgcccgAGGTCGCGGTCATTCCCGTCGCCATCGAGGAAGTTTCCGAGGATCGGGAAGCTCGCAACCGCGGGAGGGGCTCCGAGGAAGTGAAGAAGAATAAGCTAAAAGCGGCTCCAGCTCTTCGACATGCCGACGGAGGCCCTGCATATAAACGAGCTCGAACCAGACCAAACCCTAGCTCCGCCGCATTGTCGATTTTGCCCTCGCTCGAACCGTGTTATCGCCAAAATGACCTTTGACCTTCCGGATCGCCTCGTTGACTACGGGCCAACCGGGCTTGCACGAAACATgggcgggccgggccgggccgggccgcgGTCGACCCCCCCGAAATTCGCTCTCCGCAGAGCACTCGCGCCACCTCGCAATCGCCGCAAGCTTTGGACTAAAAGGTGTGTAAAATGAATAGCTCAAACTGAGAATTGCCTGATCTGGATCAAGCCCGGTTCTTGAAAATGTCAttcaacttctttttattttttgaatgatTCAGGGAAATCTCATATGCCGACAGCGTAGTAAAGTAAATCACTATTGCGACGTTTAGGAATCGAATTTCTCCCCTTGCGTTAGAGGAAGGATTTTTAATTCTAAAAGTTAGAATCGATATCCGAACAATTCggttctcaatttcaatttcaaaagagtatcaaattgaattaattacaaatttatttatcGCAATAAGTTACGGTATAATAATTCATCACTCATAGTTATTTCTATCACTATATTAAGATTTGTTACTATGGCTTATCATGCACGACCATCCTTTagcgagaaaaagaaaaataaccgGTTCTAAACCCTCGCCGCCGTCACCCTCTGATAAACCCTCCcgtctctttctcctcttcggACACCGCCGCGCGCGAAAATGGTGGCGCCGTCGTCGAAGCCCAAGAGGCctccgccggccgccgccgccgccgccgacccgCGAGACGTCGAGCTCCTGAAGTCGGACGTGGCCTCCTTCGCCTGCTCGCTCggcctctcctcctccatccccTCCTCCGGCTTCAACGACGCGGATTTCCGCCGGAAAGGCCCCCTCAAGCCTCGCCCTGCGGAGGCGGATTCCGGCCCCGCCGCCAGTCGCGGCGACGACCGGAAGAGCAAGGGCAAGGGCAAGGGCGGTTCCGGCGACGCCGCCCGTCGCGATAAGGCCGCCGATTCCAAGGACGATGGGCCGGCGCGTAAGCCTGAACCCAAGGCCAAGCGTAAACCTCCGGTGCTGTCGGTTGACGAGAACGGCGGCCGCCGCGGGGCCTCGTCGTTCGATAAGTTCAGGAACTTGCCGAAGCTTCCGCTGGTGAAGGCGAGCGCGCTGGGCGTCTGGTACGTGGACGCGGAGGAGCTGGAGGCGAAGGTGGTtggagagaaagggaaaaaattggAGGTGAGCAATGTGGATGAGTGGAAGGCTGTCGTcgaggagaagaggaagctcGGGGAGAGGCTGATGGCGCAGTATGCGCAGGATTATGAATCCTCGAGGGGGCAGAGCGGGGACGTCAAGATGGTCGTCGCGACGCAGAGATCGGGGACAGCCTCGGATAAGGTGTCGGCCTTCTCAGTCATGGTTGGGGATAATCCAATTGCCAACCTGCGGTCGCTCGATGGGCTAATTGGTATGTTATTTAGGAGTTCCTCTTTTAAGCCAATGGATGGTTTCTTGGGTTCTACATATGCTTACTTGTTCTGTAATTTAATCCTTATAAAGTGCTTCAAATGTCGTCTCTTGGATGATGTTCTGAAGCTGTGAAGTTCAAAATGGGCAAGCTTTCTGAGAGTCTCTCTTTAGATGAAATTTTTGCTGTTCAAGTCGAATGTTTTCGTGAATCCTATTTGTCATTGGGAAGGATCTCATGCTGTGTTGATATGGTAATGGACTCAAGAGCTTCTTGCTTAGTGTGAGGAGCAAGACTCGTGTTGAAGGAGAGATGTTGAGCTCGCAGCTAATCAAACCATGTTTAGATTATTGATGATGCATACAGCATTTTGAATTCTTTCTTCTACTTTTTCTGGAGTTTGCCTCATCTACTTCATCATGCGTGTGGTATGATGTGCCTGTAACCCATTGAAGGCTATAGGCACAGTTCTCTAGGTTTTATCCTGTAACCTGAATGCCTTTATCTTTCGATTCATAGAGTTACCAAGGTTTGTCTCTATTACCTTTCCGTGTTTCGTCTACCAGTTCTAGACCCAAAAGGTGTAATTCAATGAATTGGGCTGTTTTGGTATCTGCCTCTTCTTCAAATGTCGTGATTGTATGTTGCATGACTGCCGGTTGTTTTTCTGAATCAATGCTTTTCTTTGTTAGACCATGCGAGAATTGACTGAAATAATCCTCTAAACCAAGAACATATGTCCGTTAATTGCACTATATTGCTATAGACAGATATTCTGGTCATCATAATGTAGCTGACTGCTGATGTAATATCTGCGCTTGAGTTTAGATGGATAATATCTAAACACTTTCTTTTTTAGGAATGGTGATTTCAAAAGTGGGGAAACGTCATGCTTTAACTGGCTTCGAAGTACTGAAAGAATTGTTCATTtcaaggttctctctctctctctgtgaaatcCCAATTCTGGCTGCTGCTTTGCTGTTAATCTTCTAGAAGAGCCTCGTGTGGGCGCCATCTGCCTTCTGTGCATTACATTTATTGTTAACCTGGCATTCCCATCTTTTTGggtgaaaaaagaaggaatctGGCATTCCCATTTCAAGTGTCTTTGAGTCACTGATTTCTCTTGAACCTATGTTTGCCCTGGCATGGTGCAACTCTGGATGATGAACTACTGTGATCCTGCTTTAAAATTTATGCTAAAGTTTATTGTGTACATATTTGATTATTAAACCACTTTTCCTACTTCTTGTTAGTCTATTACCTGAACGTAAGCTGAAGACCCTCTTGCAGAGGCCACTAAATCATCTTCCAGAGACAAAGGATGGCTACTCCCTTCTGCTCTTTTGGTACTGGGAAGACTGCTTAAAGCAGAGGTATGCATTTTTTAAAGCCTTAGTAATCTGCAAAATGGATGCTCCTGCTAGAACTAACTAGTCCGCATGCTTCATCTTTTATTAGAATATTGATTTATACTTGTGGTCACGTGCGGAGACCTATCTAGCTTATTGAGAACAGTAGACTGGAAAGAGAGTGAAGgacggtaaaaaaaaaaactttcacaaaAGGATGCCTTTGATATGATATATTACTGACATACACTACAGATAATTGAAAAActgaaaactattattttcATCTAGTGAGTAGATGAGGCTACTCATTGATATCTATTAAATCAAACATATTTACTCATTTTCAATCTATAGGTGAAATTGTCACTTGCATGCCGAATGTGCTTTTGaggaaatcaagaataaaaacatGTTTTCTACATCATGATGCAAGCTTAAAGCGGCATTGCATTATTTGATTTGAACAAAATGCTTCAGGTAATTAAATTTTGGATTGCATGATTTCTTTAGGTATGAGCGTTTTATTGTTGCGCTTGAGGAAGCATCAAGGGATATGCTACCCATTCTTAAGGACAAGGCTTTGAGGGTAAGTTTTTTCACTCTGTTGTGAGATTTGTTAGCTATGCAATATGCACACATTCttcttgaaaataatcactgggtctgaaatattttttggacaGGTGTTCTTATTGTATCTATAGTCAAAACTCTCTCAAAAGTTTTAATTGGGTTTGGAGCTAGATATGCATGAAATTGATCTACTTCATTGGATGGAAATTGTTGCTGGCATATATGATAGTTAATAGTTATTCTGCCTTTGAAATTGATTCACAGTTTCATGTAATCTCCACTACCTTTTCCAagtatatttgtcaaatttaccTCTTCTGTACTTGTTGCTTGATCACCTTATTGAGTTAGTCTattgacaatattttttttttttttaacttattctTTTCTGAAATGCTTGTATAAATAATCTGATTGGTTTTGGATTTTGGTGCTTGTAGACCATGTATGCACTCCTGAAGAATAAATCAGAACAGGAGCGTCGACTGCTCTCTGCACTTGTCAACAAAGTAAGTTGAGATTGAAATTTTTGACCATTTACTAATTGATTCTTAATTGTTCATTTATCCAGATTCCAGTTGACTTTTATAGCAACTGACGGTGATAACACGTGTTGTCCTTGTCTATATGCAGCTTGGGGATCCTCAAAATAAGGGTGCATCCAATGCTGACTTTCACTTATCCAACCTTTTGTCGGAACACCCAAACATGAAGGTATATTGTTCAAGTAGCGACTTTTTTTATGACTATGCACgtggcaatctcatgattgtgGTTTCCTGTGTTTTCAGTTAATTGGTTAGGACTATTCTCATGACATTTAACATGGAACAGGACCAGTGTAGATCTGTAGAACATTCCTTCCATGTGGAGGGAAGAAATTGCATGTGTTCTCATTTATGTGGCTAATGAAGGACCATCTTTTTGTATAGAAAAGTTTAGTCCTCCGTAAAAACAATCTGCTGAAGCTAGTTGAATGTTGGATGGACATATAACTATATGAGTAATATATGGTTCTTTTGTTTAATGGAAGGAAACTCCGAGATTAGGTCATAATTACTTCTCAGAGGATTGCCCTGTAATATACAAATCTCCTTTTGAATCAGGTAGTGCACCATTCAGCATATCTCGTCCTTGAACACGTTATCTTTCAGCAATCACCTCTGTTGGTGGAGCAAATATTAGAGTTTTTTGCGAGTTTTACAAAGGACACATGAATGtcaatgtgatttttttcctGATTTCCAGGCTCTTGTATCAACTGGCATTGGTGAAAAATAACTTgtaaaaatcaacaagaaatgAATAAGAACTGGTAGAAGAGCCACTAAGAAGAAACACTGTtcaaattacataaaatttgaATGATACCCTGCACCACATGTGTCCTCCTCAGTAGTAAATCAACATTGATAGGGTCTAGGTTATCAAACAGATTGTGGTTCATTAGAACAGCAACTGAGCTTTAAATTCAAGGCTATTGAATAAGAATCTTCTCTATGTCATATAATTTTGAAAGTATGAATGAAGTAACATGGAAAGCAATACATGATATTGCCTCTATAACTATCAGGTCGTTAAGGTGCTGGCTTGAATGATCTGTGTGGGTGCAAGTAGCCATTTCACCTATTATTCTGTGACTGACTATTAAGTTCTGTTTATGATGCAcaacttttatatttattttgggCAAATGTCATCACAGTGGGTTCTTCCTTTTACAGGCGGTAGTGATTGATGAGGTGGACTCTTTTCTCTTTCGCCCACACCTGAATTTACGGGCAAAGTATCATGCTGTACGTCTTCTCATTCGTATATTATTGTCATTTGTTTTAGTAATATCATTTGCAGGGCCTTTGATGatctttttaaagaaatgatTAACGTGTCACTTTTAGCACCTTCCACTGCATTGTACTGTATGGTAATGGTTAGTGGATACATCAAGCATTGGCTGTGCCACCATACCCCAAATGGTGATGAGGCATTTGTGTGCAACATGAGTTTATCAATctttaaaatttcttctttccaAGAGGAGTAGGCTGATTGCCTAGGTATTCATCtgcaatatttcttttctagttcCTTTCTATGCAATTGTATCTGCAAATCATTTCTGAAAGAGCTTGTCTTTGAATTACTCTAAATTGCGACAGTCTTGTAGATGGACTTTATTC of the Eucalyptus grandis isolate ANBG69807.140 chromosome 10, ASM1654582v1, whole genome shotgun sequence genome contains:
- the LOC104422903 gene encoding 40S ribosomal protein Sa-2; amino-acid sequence: MATGMTATSGAAAAGAPAKQLSQKEADIQMMLAAQVHLGTKNCDFQMERYVFKRRNDGIYIINLGKTWEKLQLAARVIVAIENPQDIIVQSARPYGQRAILKFAQYTGAQAIAGRHTPGTFTNQMQTSFCEPRLLILTDPRTDHQPIKESALGNIPTIAFCDTDSPMRYVDIGIPANNKGKDSIGCLFWLLARMVLQMRGTIPMGHKWDVMVDLFFYREPEETKQQEEEDAIAPAEYGLPDYSGADQWTSQIPDASWAGETAAPAAVAAVPAATWAPEQGAAPVAVDGWDAVAAPVGATPVVATPVVPANDAGWE